Proteins encoded together in one Carya illinoinensis cultivar Pawnee chromosome 3, C.illinoinensisPawnee_v1, whole genome shotgun sequence window:
- the LOC122303163 gene encoding LRR receptor-like serine/threonine-protein kinase ERL1 isoform X2 has translation MEVEVFLQWRSKELSLWLIIAVLALLCPIASPLNDEGKALMSIKSSFSNVVNVLLDWDDVHNQDFCSWRGVFCYNANLSVLTLNLSNLNLGGEISPAVGDLRNLQYIDLQGNKLTGQIPDEIGNCASLVHLDLSDNLLFGDIPFSISKLKQLELLNLKNNQLTGPIPSTLTQIPNLKTLDLARNQITGEIPRLLYWNEVLQYIGLRGNSLTGTLSPDMCQLTGLWYFDVRGNNLTGTIPESIGNCTSFEILDISYNQITGEIPYNIGFLQVATLSLQGNRLTGQIPEVIGLMQALAVLDLSENELVGPIPPILGNLSYTGKLYLHGNKLTGPVPPELGNMSKLSYLQLNNNKLVGQIPSELGKLEQLFELNLASNELEGPIPPNISFCVALNQFNVHGNRLNGSIPVGLRNLDSLTYLNLSANSFKGRIPLELGHIINLDTLDLSRNNFSGPVPASIGDLEHLLTLNLSSNHLDGSLPVEFGNLRSILIIDMSMNNLSGSIPPEFGQLQNIFSLILNNNKLHGKIPDQLTNCFSLVTLNVSYNNLSGAVPPMRNFSRFSPDSFIGNPLLCGNWLGSICGPYVAKSRALFSKAAVICMTLGFITLLSIVIVAVYKSNQPKQSTKRSKGNGQGSATLVILHMDMAIHTFDDIMRVTENLDEKYIIGYGASSTVYKCVLKNSRPIAIKRLYNQYPNNLQEFETELETIGSIRHRNVVSLHGYALSLYGNLLFYDYMDNGSLWDLLHGPSKKVKLDWETRLRIAVGAAQGLSYLHHDCNPRIVHRDVKSSNILLDENFEAHLSDFGIAKCISTSKTHASTYVLGTIGYIDPEYARTSRLNEKSDVYSFGIVLLELLTGKKAVDNESNLHQLILSKADDNTVMEAVDPEVSVTCMDLAHVRKTFQLALLCTKRNPSERPTMHEVSRVLVSLIPAPPGKPGFEPPKKVDYAQFVNDKGQQQPKAQQRQFQQENNSSDAQWFVRFGEVISKNTL, from the exons atggaggtggaGGTATTCCTGCAGTGGAGGAGCAAGGAGCTCTCTCTGTGGTTAATAATCGCCGTTCTGGCTCTTCTCTGTCCCATTGCTTCTCCACTCAACGACGAAG GGAAAGCGTTAATGTCGATCAAGTCCTCGTTTAGCAACGTGGTGAACGTTTTGCTTGACTGGGACGATGTGCACAACCAAGATTTCTGTTCCTGGCGTGGTGTCTTCTGCTACAATGCCAACCTCTCTGTGCTTACTCT GAATCTGTCGAACTTGAACCTAGGTGGAGAGATTTCACCAGCAGTTGGAGATTTAAGAAACTTGCAATACAT AGACTTACAGGGGAATAAGCTAACTGGTCAAATCCCGGATGAAATTGGGAACTGTGCTTCCCTTGTGCATCT GGATTTGTCTGATAATTTACTGTTTGGGGACATTCCCTTTTCGATATCTAAGCTCAAGCAGCTTGAGCTTTT GAATTTGAAGAACAATCAGTTGACTGGCCCCATACCTTCAACACTAACCCAGATTCCGAACCTCAAGACTCT TGATCTTGCACGGAACCAGATTACAGGGGAGATACCGAGACTTCTGTATTGGAATGAGGTGCTTCAATACAT AGGGTTACGAGGAAATTCATTGACTGGAACACTTTCACCCGATATGTGTCAATTAACAGGCCTGTGGTATTT TGACGTTAGAGGGAATAATCTGACGGGTACAATCCCGGAGAGCATTGGGAACTGTACAAGTTTTGAAATCTT GGATATATCCTACAATCAAATCACTGGGGAGATCCCATACAATATTGGATTCCTACAAGTGGCAACTCT GTCCCTGCAAGGAAATAGGCTAACGGGGCAGATCCCTGAGGTGATTGGTTTGATGCAGGCCCTTGCTGTCCT GGATTTGAGTGAGAATGAACTTGTTGGGCCAATCCCACCAATACTTGGCAACTTATCATACACGGGCAAACT GTATCTCCATGGCAACAAGCTCACTGGGCCAGTACCTCCAGAGCTTGGCAACATGTCAAAGCTTAGCTACCT GCAGTTGAACAACAACAAACTGGTCGGGCAGATACCCTCTGAACTTGGGAAGCTGGAGCAGCTGTTTGAATT GAATCTTGCCAGTAATGAGCTTGAAGGACCAATTCCACCTAACATCAGCTTCTGTGTGGCATTGAATCAATT CAATGTGCATGGTAATCGCTTAAATGGATCAATCCCTGTGGGTTTGCGCAATCTGGACAGTTTGACTTATCT AAATCTTTCAGCTAACAGTTTCAAAGGCAGAATTCCTCTAGAGCTTGGACACATCATTAATCTTGATACACT TGACCTCTCTCGCAATAATTTCTCTGGACCTGTTCCAGCTTCAATTGGTGACTTGGAACACCTTCTCACCCT AAATTTAAGTAGCAATCATCTTGATGGGTCTCTGCCAGTCGAATTCGGCAACCTCAGAAGTATACTGATCAT TGATATGTCGATGAATAATCTCTCTGGCAGCATCCCTCCAGAGTTTGGTCAGTTGCAGAATATCTTCTCTCT GATTCTTAACAACAACAAATTGCATGGAAAAATTCCTGATCAACTAACGAATTGTTTCAGTCTTGTCACTCT CAATGTCTCTTACAATAACTTATCTGGAGCTGTACCCCCTATGAGGAACTTCTCACGCTTTTCACCAGACAG CTTCATAGGGAATCCGTTGTTGTGTGGGAACTGGTTGGGATCAATATGTGGACCTTATGTGGCAAAATCCAGAG CGCTTTTTTCTAAAGCTGCAGTTATTTGTATGACGCTTGGCTTCATCACCCTCTTGTCTATTGTAATAGTTGCTGTCTACAAATCCAACCAACCAAAGCAATCGACAAAGAGATCTAAAGGAAATGGACAAG GTTCCGCCACACTTGTAATTCTTCATATGGATATGGCTATTCACACCTTTGATGATATAATGAGAGTCACTGAGAATCTAGATGAGAAGTATATTATAGGGTATGGTGCTTCTAGCACGGTATACAAATGTGTCTTGAAGAATTCCCGGCCGATTGCAATTAAGCGACTTTACAACCAATATCCAAACAACTTGCAAGAATTTGAGACTGAACTGGAAACAATTGGTAGCATTCGACATAGGAACGTCGTCAGCTTGCATGgatacgctctctctctctacggAAACCTTCTCTTCTATGACTACATGGACAATGGTTCTCTGTGGGATCTTCTTCATG GACCCTCAAAGAAGGTAAAACTAGATTGGGAGACACGACTAAGAATAGCAGTTGGGGCTGCTCAGGGACTTTCTTATCTTCACCATGATTGCAACCCCCGAATTGTACACAGGGATGTTAAGTCATCAAATATCCTTCtggatgagaattttgaggCTCATCTCTCTGATTTTGGGATTGCCAAATGCATCTCAACTTCAAAAACTCATGCATCCACTTATGTTCTTGGAACAATTGGCTACATTGACCCAGAGTATGCTCGAACATCCCGGCTCAATGAAAAATCGGACGTTTATAGCTTTGGCATTGTTCTTCTGGAACTACTGACTGGAAAGAAGGCAGTGGACAATGAGTCAAACTTGCATCAACTG ATATTGTCCAAGGCAGATGATAATACAGTCATGGAGGCTGTTGATCCTGAGGTTTCTGTGACTTGCATGGATTTGGCCCATGTCAGGAAGACCTTCCAACTTGCTCTGCTGTGCACAAAAAGGAACCCTTCTGAGAGGCCAACCATGCATGAGGTCTCTAGGGTTTTGGTCTCCCTGATTCCAGCACCTCCTGGAAAACCTGGTTTTGAACCACCAAAGAAGGTTGACTATGCTCAATTTGTGAACGACAAAGGACAACAGCAACCAAAAGCGCAGCAGCGTCAGTTTCAGCAGGAGAATAATTCTTCTGATGCTCAGTGGTTTGTTCGGTTTGGCGAGGTCATATCTAAGAACACCCTTTGA